One Solanum lycopersicum chromosome 4, SLM_r2.1 DNA window includes the following coding sequences:
- the LOC101260715 gene encoding uncharacterized protein isoform X3, translated as MHTYCIRTSRRAAKSSIGVFSALSWRTCVGFTATAKVDSDLFFKQICVRCYSSKKSRGESSSSQKSDLTPQMKEDRDGFFVVRKGNLVGVYKNLSDCQTQVGSSICDPPVSVYKGYAMPKDTEDYLLSCGLKNALYSIRAADLTEDLFGTLVPCPFQQPSSSKGGMPEHMTKKRSQDVMWSEYADVAVISNDDSLTKHVKLDDHKGVQAPLSGQSCTLEFDGASKGNPGLAGAGAILRADDGSFICRLREGLGVATNNAAEYRAIILGLNYALSKGFTSIRVQGDSKLVCMQIQGLWKVKNQNISSLYEQAKQLKDRFLSFRIIHVLRESNSDADAQANIAVELADGQIQEEIEK; from the exons ATGCATACATATTGTATCAG GACTAGCAGACGTGCTGCGAAGAGTTCCATTGGTGTATTTTCAGCTCTTTCATGGAGGACATGTGTTGGATTTACTGCAACCGCAAAAGTTGATTCTGACTTATTCTTTAAGCAAATTTGCGTTCGCTGCTATTCATCCAAAAAGTCTAGAGGGGAGAGTTCTAGCTCACAGAAGTCTGATCTTACTCCACAAATGAAGGAAGATAGAGATGGTTTCTTTGTTGTTAGGAAAGGAAATCTGGTTGGAGTCTACAAAAACTTGAGTGATTGTCAAACTCAAGTCGGATCCTCT ATATGTGACCCCCCTGTAAGTGTGTATAAAGGCTATGCTATGCCTAAGGACACAGAGGACTACCTTCTCTCTTGTGGGCTTAAAAATGCTCTTTACTCTATCAGGGCTGCTGATCTTACTGAAGATCTCTTTGGGACCCTAGTACCATGCCCTTTTCAG CAACCTTCTTCTTCAAAAGGTGGAATGCCTGAACATATGACAAAGAAGAGGTCACAGGATGTAATGTGGTCAGAATATGCG GATGTAGCTGTTATTTCAAATGATGATTCCCTAACAAAGCATGTCAAGTTAGATGATCATAAGGGTGTCCAAGCTCCGCTATCTGGT CAGTCTTGTACTCTTGAATTTGATGGTGCTTCAAAAGGAAATCCTGGACTAGCTGGTGCAGGAGCTATCCTGCGGGCTGACGATGGCAGTTTT ATCTGTAGGCTACGTGAAGGTTTAGGAGTTGCAACAAATAATGCTGCAGAATATCGAGCCATTATTTTGGGGTTGAACTATGCACTTAGCAAAGGGTTTACAAGTATTCGGGTTCAGGGGGACTCCAAACTTGTTTGTATGCAG ATCCAGGGCCTATGGAAggttaaaaatcaaaacatcTCCTCATTGTATGAGCAGGCAAAACAACTGAAAGACAGATTTCTTTCTTTCCGAATCATTCATGTCCTTCGG GAGTCAAACTCTGATGCAGATGCTCAGGCGAACATTGCTGTTGAACTTGCTG ATGGTCAAATCCAGGAGGAGATAGAGAAATGA
- the LOC101260715 gene encoding uncharacterized protein isoform X1, protein MNILFNACSAATFTRTSRRAAKSSIGVFSALSWRTCVGFTATAKVDSDLFFKQICVRCYSSKKSRGESSSSQKSDLTPQMKEDRDGFFVVRKGNLVGVYKNLSDCQTQVGSSICDPPVSVYKGYAMPKDTEDYLLSCGLKNALYSIRAADLTEDLFGTLVPCPFQQPSSSKGGMPEHMTKKRSQDVMWSEYADVAVISNDDSLTKHVKLDDHKGVQAPLSGQSCTLEFDGASKGNPGLAGAGAILRADDGSFICRLREGLGVATNNAAEYRAIILGLNYALSKGFTSIRVQGDSKLVCMQIQGLWKVKNQNISSLYEQAKQLKDRFLSFRIIHVLRESNSDADAQANIAVELADGQIQEEIEK, encoded by the exons ATGAACATCTTGTTTAATGCATGTTCTGCGGCAACTTTTACAAGGACTAGCAGACGTGCTGCGAAGAGTTCCATTGGTGTATTTTCAGCTCTTTCATGGAGGACATGTGTTGGATTTACTGCAACCGCAAAAGTTGATTCTGACTTATTCTTTAAGCAAATTTGCGTTCGCTGCTATTCATCCAAAAAGTCTAGAGGGGAGAGTTCTAGCTCACAGAAGTCTGATCTTACTCCACAAATGAAGGAAGATAGAGATGGTTTCTTTGTTGTTAGGAAAGGAAATCTGGTTGGAGTCTACAAAAACTTGAGTGATTGTCAAACTCAAGTCGGATCCTCT ATATGTGACCCCCCTGTAAGTGTGTATAAAGGCTATGCTATGCCTAAGGACACAGAGGACTACCTTCTCTCTTGTGGGCTTAAAAATGCTCTTTACTCTATCAGGGCTGCTGATCTTACTGAAGATCTCTTTGGGACCCTAGTACCATGCCCTTTTCAG CAACCTTCTTCTTCAAAAGGTGGAATGCCTGAACATATGACAAAGAAGAGGTCACAGGATGTAATGTGGTCAGAATATGCG GATGTAGCTGTTATTTCAAATGATGATTCCCTAACAAAGCATGTCAAGTTAGATGATCATAAGGGTGTCCAAGCTCCGCTATCTGGT CAGTCTTGTACTCTTGAATTTGATGGTGCTTCAAAAGGAAATCCTGGACTAGCTGGTGCAGGAGCTATCCTGCGGGCTGACGATGGCAGTTTT ATCTGTAGGCTACGTGAAGGTTTAGGAGTTGCAACAAATAATGCTGCAGAATATCGAGCCATTATTTTGGGGTTGAACTATGCACTTAGCAAAGGGTTTACAAGTATTCGGGTTCAGGGGGACTCCAAACTTGTTTGTATGCAG ATCCAGGGCCTATGGAAggttaaaaatcaaaacatcTCCTCATTGTATGAGCAGGCAAAACAACTGAAAGACAGATTTCTTTCTTTCCGAATCATTCATGTCCTTCGG GAGTCAAACTCTGATGCAGATGCTCAGGCGAACATTGCTGTTGAACTTGCTG ATGGTCAAATCCAGGAGGAGATAGAGAAATGA
- the LOC101260715 gene encoding uncharacterized protein isoform X6 translates to MKEDRDGFFVVRKGNLVGVYKNLSDCQTQVGSSICDPPVSVYKGYAMPKDTEDYLLSCGLKNALYSIRAADLTEDLFGTLVPCPFQQPSSSKGGMPEHMTKKRSQDVMWSEYADVAVISNDDSLTKHVKLDDHKGVQAPLSGQSCTLEFDGASKGNPGLAGAGAILRADDGSFICRLREGLGVATNNAAEYRAIILGLNYALSKGFTSIRVQGDSKLVCMQIQGLWKVKNQNISSLYEQAKQLKDRFLSFRIIHVLRESNSDADAQANIAVELADGQIQEEIEK, encoded by the exons ATGAAGGAAGATAGAGATGGTTTCTTTGTTGTTAGGAAAGGAAATCTGGTTGGAGTCTACAAAAACTTGAGTGATTGTCAAACTCAAGTCGGATCCTCT ATATGTGACCCCCCTGTAAGTGTGTATAAAGGCTATGCTATGCCTAAGGACACAGAGGACTACCTTCTCTCTTGTGGGCTTAAAAATGCTCTTTACTCTATCAGGGCTGCTGATCTTACTGAAGATCTCTTTGGGACCCTAGTACCATGCCCTTTTCAG CAACCTTCTTCTTCAAAAGGTGGAATGCCTGAACATATGACAAAGAAGAGGTCACAGGATGTAATGTGGTCAGAATATGCG GATGTAGCTGTTATTTCAAATGATGATTCCCTAACAAAGCATGTCAAGTTAGATGATCATAAGGGTGTCCAAGCTCCGCTATCTGGT CAGTCTTGTACTCTTGAATTTGATGGTGCTTCAAAAGGAAATCCTGGACTAGCTGGTGCAGGAGCTATCCTGCGGGCTGACGATGGCAGTTTT ATCTGTAGGCTACGTGAAGGTTTAGGAGTTGCAACAAATAATGCTGCAGAATATCGAGCCATTATTTTGGGGTTGAACTATGCACTTAGCAAAGGGTTTACAAGTATTCGGGTTCAGGGGGACTCCAAACTTGTTTGTATGCAG ATCCAGGGCCTATGGAAggttaaaaatcaaaacatcTCCTCATTGTATGAGCAGGCAAAACAACTGAAAGACAGATTTCTTTCTTTCCGAATCATTCATGTCCTTCGG GAGTCAAACTCTGATGCAGATGCTCAGGCGAACATTGCTGTTGAACTTGCTG ATGGTCAAATCCAGGAGGAGATAGAGAAATGA
- the LOC101260715 gene encoding uncharacterized protein isoform X2: MNILFNACSAATFTRTSRRAAKSSIGVFSALSWRTCVGFTATAKVDSDLFFKQICVRCYSSKKSRGESSSSQKSDLTPQMKEDRDGFFVVRKGNLVGVYKNLSDCQTQVGSSICDPPVSVYKGYAMPKDTEDYLLSCGLKNALYSIRAADLTEDLFGTLVPCPFQQPSSSKGGMPEHMTKKRSQDVMWSEYADVAVISNDDSLTKHVKLDDHKGVQAPLSGSCTLEFDGASKGNPGLAGAGAILRADDGSFICRLREGLGVATNNAAEYRAIILGLNYALSKGFTSIRVQGDSKLVCMQIQGLWKVKNQNISSLYEQAKQLKDRFLSFRIIHVLRESNSDADAQANIAVELADGQIQEEIEK, translated from the exons ATGAACATCTTGTTTAATGCATGTTCTGCGGCAACTTTTACAAGGACTAGCAGACGTGCTGCGAAGAGTTCCATTGGTGTATTTTCAGCTCTTTCATGGAGGACATGTGTTGGATTTACTGCAACCGCAAAAGTTGATTCTGACTTATTCTTTAAGCAAATTTGCGTTCGCTGCTATTCATCCAAAAAGTCTAGAGGGGAGAGTTCTAGCTCACAGAAGTCTGATCTTACTCCACAAATGAAGGAAGATAGAGATGGTTTCTTTGTTGTTAGGAAAGGAAATCTGGTTGGAGTCTACAAAAACTTGAGTGATTGTCAAACTCAAGTCGGATCCTCT ATATGTGACCCCCCTGTAAGTGTGTATAAAGGCTATGCTATGCCTAAGGACACAGAGGACTACCTTCTCTCTTGTGGGCTTAAAAATGCTCTTTACTCTATCAGGGCTGCTGATCTTACTGAAGATCTCTTTGGGACCCTAGTACCATGCCCTTTTCAG CAACCTTCTTCTTCAAAAGGTGGAATGCCTGAACATATGACAAAGAAGAGGTCACAGGATGTAATGTGGTCAGAATATGCG GATGTAGCTGTTATTTCAAATGATGATTCCCTAACAAAGCATGTCAAGTTAGATGATCATAAGGGTGTCCAAGCTCCGCTATCTGGT TCTTGTACTCTTGAATTTGATGGTGCTTCAAAAGGAAATCCTGGACTAGCTGGTGCAGGAGCTATCCTGCGGGCTGACGATGGCAGTTTT ATCTGTAGGCTACGTGAAGGTTTAGGAGTTGCAACAAATAATGCTGCAGAATATCGAGCCATTATTTTGGGGTTGAACTATGCACTTAGCAAAGGGTTTACAAGTATTCGGGTTCAGGGGGACTCCAAACTTGTTTGTATGCAG ATCCAGGGCCTATGGAAggttaaaaatcaaaacatcTCCTCATTGTATGAGCAGGCAAAACAACTGAAAGACAGATTTCTTTCTTTCCGAATCATTCATGTCCTTCGG GAGTCAAACTCTGATGCAGATGCTCAGGCGAACATTGCTGTTGAACTTGCTG ATGGTCAAATCCAGGAGGAGATAGAGAAATGA
- the LOC101260715 gene encoding uncharacterized protein isoform X4: MHTYCIRRAAKSSIGVFSALSWRTCVGFTATAKVDSDLFFKQICVRCYSSKKSRGESSSSQKSDLTPQMKEDRDGFFVVRKGNLVGVYKNLSDCQTQVGSSICDPPVSVYKGYAMPKDTEDYLLSCGLKNALYSIRAADLTEDLFGTLVPCPFQQPSSSKGGMPEHMTKKRSQDVMWSEYADVAVISNDDSLTKHVKLDDHKGVQAPLSGQSCTLEFDGASKGNPGLAGAGAILRADDGSFICRLREGLGVATNNAAEYRAIILGLNYALSKGFTSIRVQGDSKLVCMQIQGLWKVKNQNISSLYEQAKQLKDRFLSFRIIHVLRESNSDADAQANIAVELADGQIQEEIEK; this comes from the exons ATGCATACATATTGTATCAG ACGTGCTGCGAAGAGTTCCATTGGTGTATTTTCAGCTCTTTCATGGAGGACATGTGTTGGATTTACTGCAACCGCAAAAGTTGATTCTGACTTATTCTTTAAGCAAATTTGCGTTCGCTGCTATTCATCCAAAAAGTCTAGAGGGGAGAGTTCTAGCTCACAGAAGTCTGATCTTACTCCACAAATGAAGGAAGATAGAGATGGTTTCTTTGTTGTTAGGAAAGGAAATCTGGTTGGAGTCTACAAAAACTTGAGTGATTGTCAAACTCAAGTCGGATCCTCT ATATGTGACCCCCCTGTAAGTGTGTATAAAGGCTATGCTATGCCTAAGGACACAGAGGACTACCTTCTCTCTTGTGGGCTTAAAAATGCTCTTTACTCTATCAGGGCTGCTGATCTTACTGAAGATCTCTTTGGGACCCTAGTACCATGCCCTTTTCAG CAACCTTCTTCTTCAAAAGGTGGAATGCCTGAACATATGACAAAGAAGAGGTCACAGGATGTAATGTGGTCAGAATATGCG GATGTAGCTGTTATTTCAAATGATGATTCCCTAACAAAGCATGTCAAGTTAGATGATCATAAGGGTGTCCAAGCTCCGCTATCTGGT CAGTCTTGTACTCTTGAATTTGATGGTGCTTCAAAAGGAAATCCTGGACTAGCTGGTGCAGGAGCTATCCTGCGGGCTGACGATGGCAGTTTT ATCTGTAGGCTACGTGAAGGTTTAGGAGTTGCAACAAATAATGCTGCAGAATATCGAGCCATTATTTTGGGGTTGAACTATGCACTTAGCAAAGGGTTTACAAGTATTCGGGTTCAGGGGGACTCCAAACTTGTTTGTATGCAG ATCCAGGGCCTATGGAAggttaaaaatcaaaacatcTCCTCATTGTATGAGCAGGCAAAACAACTGAAAGACAGATTTCTTTCTTTCCGAATCATTCATGTCCTTCGG GAGTCAAACTCTGATGCAGATGCTCAGGCGAACATTGCTGTTGAACTTGCTG ATGGTCAAATCCAGGAGGAGATAGAGAAATGA
- the LOC101260715 gene encoding uncharacterized protein isoform X5, with the protein MNILFNACSAATFTRTSRRAAKSSIGVFSALSWRTCVGFTATAKVDSDLFFKQICVRCYSSKKSRGESSSSQKSDLTPQMKEDRDGFFVVRKGNLVGVYKNLSDCQTQVGSSICDPPVSVYKGYAMPKDTEDYLLSCGLKNALYSIRAADLTEDLFGTLVPCPFQQPSSSKGGMPEHMTKKRSQDVMWSEYADVAVISNDDSLTKHVKLDDHKGVQAPLSGQSCTLEFDGASKGNPGLAGAGAILRADDGSFICRLREGLGVATNNAAEYRAIILGLNYALSKGFTSIRVQGDSKLVCMQCCLSNRSRAYGRLKIKTSPHCMSRQNN; encoded by the exons ATGAACATCTTGTTTAATGCATGTTCTGCGGCAACTTTTACAAGGACTAGCAGACGTGCTGCGAAGAGTTCCATTGGTGTATTTTCAGCTCTTTCATGGAGGACATGTGTTGGATTTACTGCAACCGCAAAAGTTGATTCTGACTTATTCTTTAAGCAAATTTGCGTTCGCTGCTATTCATCCAAAAAGTCTAGAGGGGAGAGTTCTAGCTCACAGAAGTCTGATCTTACTCCACAAATGAAGGAAGATAGAGATGGTTTCTTTGTTGTTAGGAAAGGAAATCTGGTTGGAGTCTACAAAAACTTGAGTGATTGTCAAACTCAAGTCGGATCCTCT ATATGTGACCCCCCTGTAAGTGTGTATAAAGGCTATGCTATGCCTAAGGACACAGAGGACTACCTTCTCTCTTGTGGGCTTAAAAATGCTCTTTACTCTATCAGGGCTGCTGATCTTACTGAAGATCTCTTTGGGACCCTAGTACCATGCCCTTTTCAG CAACCTTCTTCTTCAAAAGGTGGAATGCCTGAACATATGACAAAGAAGAGGTCACAGGATGTAATGTGGTCAGAATATGCG GATGTAGCTGTTATTTCAAATGATGATTCCCTAACAAAGCATGTCAAGTTAGATGATCATAAGGGTGTCCAAGCTCCGCTATCTGGT CAGTCTTGTACTCTTGAATTTGATGGTGCTTCAAAAGGAAATCCTGGACTAGCTGGTGCAGGAGCTATCCTGCGGGCTGACGATGGCAGTTTT ATCTGTAGGCTACGTGAAGGTTTAGGAGTTGCAACAAATAATGCTGCAGAATATCGAGCCATTATTTTGGGGTTGAACTATGCACTTAGCAAAGGGTTTACAAGTATTCGGGTTCAGGGGGACTCCAAACTTGTTTGTATGCAG TGTTGTTTGTCAAATAGATCCAGGGCCTATGGAAggttaaaaatcaaaacatcTCCTCATTGTATGAGCAGGCAAAACAACTGA